The genomic window GCTGCTGTGGGCGATGGCCAACCAGCACGCGACGCCCTTCTTCGGCGGCAACTTCGGGATCCCGAGCGACCTCTACTGGTTGGTCTGGCTTGCTGCCATCGTCTTGGGGTGGCACATCATCTTCCACTGCTACCGCATCGCCGGCCGCGTGTCCGGGATGTAGAGTTCGGCTCCGGGGCCGGCGCGGAGCCGGCCCCGGGCGTGGTCCGCGGGTGTCCACGACCCGCCCCTTTCACCATCATGGAACACGACGCACTCGCCCCTGTCATCGGCTTCCGGCCGCGTCCACAGGCTCACCGGAGAGCCCGGACGCTGCTTCGCCGCGTTGTCCGCGCCTCGATTTCCGTCCCGCTCGTACCGCTACTGGCGGGCGGCATGGTCGCCGCCTGCGGGACGGCGTCCCCGCCGGAACGGCCGGAGGAACCTGCCGGCCGCATCGTGAGCCTGGACTACTGCGCGGACCAGTTCGTTCTCGGCCTGGCCGATCGCGAGCGCATCCTGGCGCTGTCGCCCGACGCGGACAAGGACTTCTCCTATCTCCGCGCGGAGGCGGCGGGACTGCCGACGGTCCGTCCGCGTGCGGAGGACGTCCTGGCGCTGGAGCCGGATCTGGTGGTGCGCAACTACGGGGGCGGGCCGCGGGCTGCCGCCTTCTTCGAGCGGGCCGGCGTGCCGGTGCTGCAGATCGACTTCGCGCCCGATATCGAGGCGGTTCGCGACCGTATCCGGCAGGCCGCCGCGGTGTTGGCGGTACGCGGCCGCGGCGAAGCGCTGATCGCGGAGATGGATGCCCGACTCGCGCGCGCACGGGCCGCCGCGCCGGATGCGGACACGCTGTACCTCGCTCCGTCGGGCGTCGCCGCCGGTTCCGGAACGTTCGTGAATCACCTGATCGCCGCTGCCGGGCTGGACAATTTCAGCGACGGGAGCGGCTGGCGCTCGATTCCCCTCGAACGGCTCGTCTACGAGACGCCGGACCTGTATGCCGTGCCGGTGTTCGAGCGCACCAACCACAACATGGTCTGGACGCCGTTCCGACATCCGCTGGCGGTGCGCCGGGTACAGGCAGGGCCCACACTGTCGATAGACGGCGCTACCACCACCTGCGGCGCGTGGTTCCTCGCCGACGCGGTCGAGGCGCTGGCGGCGGGCGCTGCCGAGAGCAGAAGCGGAACCGCGTTCTGATGCCTGCGTTCAGAACTCCAGGCCGGGCTGCGCGCGGATCCCCTGCTCCTTGTAGGGGTGCTTCACCGCCCGCATCTCGGTGACCAGGTCCGCGAAGTCCACCAGCGCCTCGGGCGCGTTGCGGCCGGTGATGACGACGTGCAGCATGTGCGGCTTCTCGCGCAGGACGGCGAGCACGTCGTCCACCGGGATCCAGCCGTAGTGCAGGGGATAGGTGAACTCGTCGAGGACGATCACGTCGTGCTCGTCGGCCCGGATCGCCGCCTCGACGTGCTCCCACTGCTCGCGCGCGAGGGCCGCGGTGCGCTCCAGGTCCTTCGACAGCCACGTGAAGCCGTCGCCGAGCGCCGACCAGGGGATCTCCAGCTTCTCGGCCGCGCGGCTCTCGCCGAAGCGCGATCCGGTGTGCTTCAGGAACTGGAACACCCGCACGCGCATGCCGCGGCCCCAGGCGCGTAGCACGACGCCGAGCGCCGCCGTCGTCTTGCCCTTGCCGTTGCCGGTGTTGACGACCACCAGGCCCTTCGTTTTCTTCGCCACACCTCGATTCTAGTCGCACCGGATGGACCGCGGGGCGGACCGTCGCCCACGGTCTGTTATCATTCTGGCTTCACTGTTCGTGGCCAGGTGCTCGGGAAGTTCGGTGCGATGCCGACGCTGCCCTCGCAACTGTGAGCAGGGACGAAATCCGCACGGCAGCCACTGTCCGTTGAGGACGGGAAGGCGCGGAGAGTAGGCGCGACCCTGCAAGCCAGGAGACCGGCTTGGCCATGCCTCACCCCGCTTCCGATGGGGAAGCCAAGGAGGACCCGTGGCCGATTGTGCCCCGCCGTTGGTTCGTCGTTCCTTCCGTGCTTCGTTCCGACCCTTCTTCCTGTCCCTGCTCGTCCCGAGTGCGGCGGCTGTCGCGCCTGCCACGACAACGCGCCGGGCCATCCGGGTCTTCCGCGGACCGTCGCCGTCGGCGGGAGGTTCGACCTGGGCGGGTGATCCGCCAGCGCGCGGGCGGGATTGACCATGCGGAACGACAGGGTGCTCATCGGGCTGCTGGGGGCGGCGGGTCTGGGCGCCGCCGCGACGGCCTGCCTGCTCGGCTCGACGCCGCTCGGGGCGGGGCGTGTGCTGGCGGCCCTGGTCGGCGCGGCCTCCCCGGGCGATGTGATCGTGGTGTGGGAGATCCGCCTGCCGCGGGCGCTGGCGGCCTTCGTGACCGGGGCCGCACTCGGCGTCTCGGGTGCGGCGTTACAGGGCCTGTTGCGCAATCCACTGGCCGAGCCGGGCGTGCTCGGCGTTTCGGCCACCGCAACGTTCGCCGCCACCTTCGTGATCTACTACGGGCTGATCGAGGTGGGAGCGTTCGCGCTGCCGGTCGCCGCGATCGCCGGCGCGCTGGCCGCGACCGCGCTGCTGACGGCCGCCGCGGTCCGCGTCGGGTCGATGGTGACGCTGATTCTCGTGGGCATCGGTCTCTCGAGCTTTGCCGGCGCGATGATGGCGCTGCTGATGAACCTGGCGCCGAACCCCTTCTCGCTCGCCGACATGCTCAACTGGACCCTGGGAAGCGTCGCCAACCGGAGCTTCGACGATCTGGTGCTGGCGGCGCCGTTCCTCGCGGCCGGATTCGCACTGTTGCTGGCGGCGCGTCGTGACCTCTCGGCGTTGACGTTGGGCGAGGAGGCGGCGGCCGGCGTCGGCGTCGACCTCCGGCGCGCGCGGCGGCTGGTCGTGGTCGGCGCGGGGCTGGCGCCCGGGGCGGCCGCCGCCACGGCCGGCGCGATCGGTTTCGTCGGGATAGTCGCGCCGCACCTGGTCCGCCGGTTGGTGGACCACGATCCCGCCCGGACGCTCGTGCCGGCGGCGCTGCTGGCCGGGGTGATTCTGGTGCTGGCGGATATCGGGGTGCGCCTGGCTCCCACCGCCGCCGAGCTCCGGCTCGGCGTGGTCGCCGCGCTCATCGGGGCGCCGGTCTTCATCTGGATCGCCGCGGGCAGAAGGCTGGGAAATGGCTGAGCTGACGGTCGACCGGCTGTGCGTGAGCCTGGGCGGCAGGCAGGTGGTGCGCGATGCGTCCTGGCGCCTTCGCGCGGGGGAGCTGGTGGCGCTGCTGGGCGCGAACGGCGCAGGCAAGACGACGGCGTTGCGCGCCGTGCTGGGACTGACCCCGCGCGCCGCCGGCGAGGTCCATGTCGGAGAGGACGACCCGATCCGCATGTCGCCGTCCGCGCGGGCGCGGTGCATCGCCTACCTGCCGCAGGTGCGTCCGCTGGCGTGGCCGGTGCGGGTGCGCGACGTCGTTGCGCTGGGCCGTTTCGCCTACGGCGCCCCGCCGGACCGGTTGGGGGCCGCCGACGAAAACGCGATCGCGCGTGCCGTGCGGGCGTGCGACCTGGAGCGGTTCGTCGAGCGATCCTGCACGACGTTGTCCGGGGGCGAGCTGGCGCGCGTGCACGTCGCTCGCGCGCTGGCCGCGGACGCGCCGTTCCTGCTGGCCGACGAGCCGACCGCGGCCCTCGATCCGCTGCACCAGCACCAGGTGATGCAATTGCTGCGCGCGGACGCCGATGCCGGCCGCGGCGTTCTGGTGGTGATGCACGACGCGGCGCTCGCGGCACGGCTCGCCGACCGCCTGCTCTGGATGGCGGACGGCCGGGTCGTCGCGGACGGCTCATCCGAGGCGACGTTGACGCCAACCCGTCTGGCCGAGGTCTACGGCGTGGACGCGGTCGTCCGTCGCATGCAGCGGGACTGGCTGATCTCGGTGACCGGCGCGGCCGCCGGCATCGCCGACCGTCGGTGACGTCGCTCAACAGGTTGGCACGATGCGTGCTCTATCTCCTCCGCGTACGCCCTGACCGGAAGGCGGCGTCACGGCGTGTGGTAGCTTGGAGGAGTCGTGCGCGCAGCCGCGCCGTCTGGAGGGGCCCCGCGATGATCCAACCTGCACCTGCCGCTGTGCCGATCCACTACCCGAGCTCGGACGGCAAGCCGATGGCGGAGAACGACGCCCAGCGCAGCGCCATCATGTACGGGATCGGCGCGCTGATGCGCCACTTCAGGGAACGCAGGGACGTGCACGTCTCCGGGGACCTATTGCTCTACTACGAGGAAGGAAACCCGCGGGTGTCGATCGCCCCGGACGTGTTCGTGGTGTTCGGCGTGGAGAAGCGCGAGCGGCTCAACTACAAGCTGTGGGAGGAGGGGCGGGCGCCGTCCTTCGTGCTGGAGGTGGCTTCGCGGAGCACGTGGCGGGACGACCTCGGGCGGAAGCGGTCGGTGTATGCCCGTCTCGGCGTGAGCGAGTACTGGCAGTACGACCCGACGGGCGAGTACCTGCCGGCGCGCCTGCAGGGGGAGCGGTTGACGCGGTCGGGCTACGTTCGTCAACCGGCGTTGACAGCACCGGACGGCGCCCTGACGCTCCGCAGCCGAACGTTGGCTCTGGAGCTGCGGGCGGCGCCGGGGCGGGAGATGCGCTTCCGGGATCCGGCGACGGGTGACGACCTGCGCAGCCACGACGAGGAAGCCGCAGGCCGTTTGACGGCGGAAACCCGTGTTGCGGCCGCCGAGACGCGCGTTGCGGCCGCCGAGACGCGCGCCGCGGCCGCGGCCGAAGACCGCGCGACGGAATCCGCGGCTCGCCTGGCCGCCGAAGCGCGGGCCACAGCCGCCGAGGCGCGGGTGGCGGAACTGGAAGCCCTCCTTCGCAAGCGGTCCGGTTGACGATCGCGCCGTGTAGCGTCTCTGCCGTATCGCCCCATCTGTTGCCCCTTGTTCCCGCCGGGGCGATCCCGTTAGGCTAACCGGCTGTGCCGGGAGTCTGCGTGCCGAGGTGTTGACGCAGACGACGCCGGGAATCTGCGCGCGCCGAGGTGCTGGCGCGGACGACGCTGATCTCACCCGGAGGGCAGGATGCCTCACGCCGCGATGAACCGCCGCGACGCGAACCGCGCGGCACGGAGCTAGACCATGGCCGCAACCCCCGTTCTGCCCAAGCTCGTCGGCCAGCGCGTCAAGCGGCGCGAGGATCCGCGCCTGATCCAGGGGCGCGGCACCTACGTCGACGACGTGAAGGTCGCCGGCATGCAGCACCTGGCGTTCAAGCGGAGCGACATCGCGCACGGCCGGATCCGCTCCATCGACACCAGCGCGGCCGAGGCGCTGGAAGGCGTGGAGGCGGTCTTCACCGGTGCGCAGATCGCCGACTTCCTCGCGCCGATGCCGATCGGCACGCCGTTCCCGTCGCCGGAGCACCGGGCGGTGGCAGTGGACACGGTCCGCTTCGTCGGCGATCCGGTCGCGGTGGTAGTGGCGAGCGACCGCTACGCGGCGCGCGACGCGGCCGACGCCATCGTCGTCGACTACGAGCCGCTGCCGGCGGTGGTCGATCCCGAGAAGGCGATGAGCGGCGAATCAGCGGTGTTGCACGCCGACTTCGAGAACAACGTCGCCCTCGGTCCGCTGCCGAGCGGCACCGGGGTCGGCCGCAAGGGGGCGGTGGACAACACGGCGGTGGACGCGGCGTTCGAGGCGGCGGACGTCGTGATCGCCCAGCGCATGGTGAACCAGCGCCTCGCGCCGAGCTCCATCGAGGCCCGCGGCGTGGTGGCGCACTACGAGCCGGGACGGGAGGCGCTGACCATCTGGTCGTCGAGCCAGAACCCGCACATCCTGCGCACCTTCGTGGCGCGGATGCTCGACCTGGGAGAGGACCGCGTGCGGGCCATCGCGCCCGAGGTCGGCGGCGGGTTCGGCGCGAAGATCAACATCTACGGCGAGGAGTACGTCGCCGCGGCGCTGTCGAAGCGGCTCGGGCTGCCGATCAAGTGGATCGAGGACCGGTCCGAGGCGTTTCTCGCCACCGTGCACGGACGCGACCTGATCGCCTATGTCGAGCTGGCGGCCGCGCGCGACGGCAAGGTGCTCGGCTTGCGGATGCGGATCATCGCCGACATCGGCGCCTACAACATGCTGCTCACCGCCGGGGTGCCGACCAACAGCATGACGATGGCCAACGCCACCTACGCGATTCCGGCCATCCGTGCGACGCTGACCGAGGTCTTCACCAACAAGACGCCGACCGACGCGTATCGCGGGGCGGGGCGTCCCGAGGCGGCCTACTTCGTCGAGCGGGCGATAGACATGCTCGCGCGCGAGCTCGAGATGGATCCGGCCGAGCTGCGGCGCAGGAATTTCATCCAGCCCGACCAGTTCCCCTTCAAGACCCAGACGGGGGCGGTCTACGACTCGGGCGACTACGAGAAGGCGCTCGACCACGCCCTGCACGTTTCCGGCTGGGAGCAGCTCCAGTCCGAGCGGGACGCGGCACGCGCCGACGGCCGCCTGGTGGGCCTCGGACTGTCGATGTACGTCGAGATCTGCGGCATGGGACCCTCGTCGTCGCTCCCCCCCGGCGGCTGGGAGCACTCGCAGGTCACCGTCGAGCGCGACGGCCGGATCAGCGCGACGACCGGCGTCTCCCCGCACGGCCAGGGCAACGAGACCACCTTCGCCCAGATGCTGGCCGATCAGTTCGGCGTGCCGCTCGACCACGTGACGATCCACCACGGCGACACCGCGGTGGTGAAGCAGGGCATCGGCACCTTCGGCAGCCGGTCGCAGGCGGTCGGCGGGGCGGCGCTGCACGACGCGGGCGGGAAGGTGAAGGCCAAGATGGCGAAGTTCGCGGCGGCGCTGCTCGAAGCGCACGAGAGCGATCTCGTCTTCGAGAACGGGACCATCGCGGTCAAGGGCGCGCCGGCGTCGGCCAAGCCGTTCGCCGAGGTGGCCGCCTACGCCTACCGGCCGATCCGGCTCCCCGAGGGGCTGACCCCGGGCCTGAGCGACGAGGCGTTCTTCGAGCCGACGAACAACACCTATCCGTTCGGCTGCCACATCGCGATGCTGGAGGTCGACCGGGAGACCGGTGAGCCGCGGCTGCTGAAGATGGTGGCGGTCGACGACGCCGGCCACCTCATCAATCCGCTCATCGTCGAGGGGCAGATCCACGGCGGGCTCGCGCAGGGCATCGGGCAGGCGATGATCGAGGAGGTCGCCTACGACGCCGACGGGCAGCCGCTGACCGCATCCTTGATGGACTACGCGCTGCCGCGCGCGAGCGACTTCCCGCGCTTCGAGCTCGACAACACCGTCACCCCGACCCCGGTCAACCCGCTCGGGGCCAAGGGGGTCGGGGAAGCCGGGACCATCGGCTCGACCCCCTGCATCGTCGCCGCCGCAGTCGACGCCCTCAGCGGCTTCGGCGTGCGGCATCTCGACATGATGCTGCGGCCCGAGAAGCTGTGGCGCCTCATTCACGGCCAGTCGGCCAGGAGCTCCGACGCATGATCCCGACCGCCTTCGAGTACGAACGCGCCACCTCGCTCGACGACGCGCTCGCGAAGCTGGCCGCGGCCGGCGGCGCCGGCAAGCTGATCGCCGGCGGGCACAGCCTGGTGCCGCTGATGAAGCTGCGGCTGAGCGAGCCGACGGTGCTGATCGACATCGCGCACATCCCCGATTTCGCAGGTATTCGCGAGGTCGGCGGCGTGATCGAGATCGGCGCGGGGGCCACGCACCACGACGTGGCGACCTCGGCGCTGCTGGCAGAGCGGTGTCCGATGACGGCAGAGGCCGCCGCGACCATTGGCGACCAGCAGGTCCGCAACCGCGGGACCCTCGGCGGGAGCCTCGCGCACGCCGATCCGGCCGCCGACTACCCGGCTGTGATGCTGGCGCTGGATGCGGACCTCCACCTCAAGGGCCCCGGCGGCTGGCGCGCGGTCAAGGCGCGGGACTTCTTTCGGGGCATGCTGACCGTCGACCTCGCGCCGGACGAGATCCTCGCGAGGGTGACGTTCGCGCCGGTGCGCACGGCCGCCTACGCCAAGCTGCATCAGCGCGCGTCGCGATTCGCCATCGTCGGCGTGGCGGCGGCCGTCGACCTGCGAGACGGAACAGTCGCGTCGGCCCGCGTCGGCCTGACGGGCGCGTCGCCGTCACCGACCCGCCTGAAGAACGTCGAGGAAGCGCTGGCGGGCCGGCCAGTCTCTTCCGACACCGTCGCGGCCGCGGCCGCGGTCGCCGGCGACGGTGTCGAGGATCTCAACGAAGACATCCACGCCGGCGCCGAGTACCGTCGGGCCATGATCCGCGTCTTCACGCGGCGGGCGCTCGACCGGGCGCTGGCGCGGGCTGCCGTCTGACCGCGGCGGTCGATCTTCTTCCCACGGACTCGTCGCGGATCCGGTCCGCCCGCTCACGAACCGTGCAGTTCGGTCGTGAGCGCCGGAAGCCGATGTCCGGCATCCGGCCAAACGCGCGAGGCGTGCGTCTCAACCTGCATGGAGGCGGCAGGGCAATGGTGCCCGGCCGGGCATGACACGGAGGTACGCATGCACGGGGCGTCGACGATGCGGAAGGGACGGTGGATTGGGGTTCTCGCGGTGGTGGCCGCCGTGGCGGCGCTTCCTGCCGGCGTGGGGGCCGGGGGCAGCGGGGAGCAGGCGGAGCAAGAGAGGAAAGGGCGCCACGGGGCGTGGGCCGAAGTGCGGGCGCTCTTCGATGCCGGCGCGGACGGCAGCTACCTTGGCGTGAGGGTCGCCGACGTCGAAGAGGGCGCCGGGCCGAGCATGGCTCAGGAAGGGGCGGTCGTCGCGGAGGTGGTCGACGGCGCTCCCGCGGCAGCCGCGGGCATCGAGGCAGGCGACGTCATCGTGGAGTTCGATGGCGAGCGCATTCGCGGCGCGCGGCAGTTGACGCGGGTCGTTCGCGAGACGCCGGCGGGCCGTAGCGTCGCTGCGACCGTGTTTCGCGACGGTGCGCGCATCGACGTGAACGTGACCCCCGGCGCGCGTCCACGTCCCGACTGGCGGGCGAGTCTGCGCCGGACCGAGATCCCGGAGCCGGACGAGGCAGAGGCCGAGGCTTTCGTCTGGCGGGGTGATTCGGCCTTGCTGGAAGGGCTGCCGGACATCGTCAACGACGCCGTGATGTCCCTTGCGGGGCGCGCCCGGCTGGGTATTCGCGCGGAGTCCCTCGAGGGCCAGCTCGCCGGGTACTTCGGCGTTTCGGCCGGCGTCCTGGTCCGGCACGTCGAGGAGAAC from Acidobacteriota bacterium includes these protein-coding regions:
- a CDS encoding ABC transporter substrate-binding protein; protein product: MVAACGTASPPERPEEPAGRIVSLDYCADQFVLGLADRERILALSPDADKDFSYLRAEAAGLPTVRPRAEDVLALEPDLVVRNYGGGPRAAAFFERAGVPVLQIDFAPDIEAVRDRIRQAAAVLAVRGRGEALIAEMDARLARARAAAPDADTLYLAPSGVAAGSGTFVNHLIAAAGLDNFSDGSGWRSIPLERLVYETPDLYAVPVFERTNHNMVWTPFRHPLAVRRVQAGPTLSIDGATTTCGAWFLADAVEALAAGAAESRSGTAF
- the cobO gene encoding cob(I)yrinic acid a,c-diamide adenosyltransferase, which encodes MAKKTKGLVVVNTGNGKGKTTAALGVVLRAWGRGMRVRVFQFLKHTGSRFGESRAAEKLEIPWSALGDGFTWLSKDLERTAALAREQWEHVEAAIRADEHDVIVLDEFTYPLHYGWIPVDDVLAVLREKPHMLHVVITGRNAPEALVDFADLVTEMRAVKHPYKEQGIRAQPGLEF
- a CDS encoding iron ABC transporter permease; the encoded protein is MRNDRVLIGLLGAAGLGAAATACLLGSTPLGAGRVLAALVGAASPGDVIVVWEIRLPRALAAFVTGAALGVSGAALQGLLRNPLAEPGVLGVSATATFAATFVIYYGLIEVGAFALPVAAIAGALAATALLTAAAVRVGSMVTLILVGIGLSSFAGAMMALLMNLAPNPFSLADMLNWTLGSVANRSFDDLVLAAPFLAAGFALLLAARRDLSALTLGEEAAAGVGVDLRRARRLVVVGAGLAPGAAAATAGAIGFVGIVAPHLVRRLVDHDPARTLVPAALLAGVILVLADIGVRLAPTAAELRLGVVAALIGAPVFIWIAAGRRLGNG
- a CDS encoding ABC transporter ATP-binding protein; translation: MAELTVDRLCVSLGGRQVVRDASWRLRAGELVALLGANGAGKTTALRAVLGLTPRAAGEVHVGEDDPIRMSPSARARCIAYLPQVRPLAWPVRVRDVVALGRFAYGAPPDRLGAADENAIARAVRACDLERFVERSCTTLSGGELARVHVARALAADAPFLLADEPTAALDPLHQHQVMQLLRADADAGRGVLVVMHDAALAARLADRLLWMADGRVVADGSSEATLTPTRLAEVYGVDAVVRRMQRDWLISVTGAAAGIADRR
- a CDS encoding Uma2 family endonuclease, yielding MIQPAPAAVPIHYPSSDGKPMAENDAQRSAIMYGIGALMRHFRERRDVHVSGDLLLYYEEGNPRVSIAPDVFVVFGVEKRERLNYKLWEEGRAPSFVLEVASRSTWRDDLGRKRSVYARLGVSEYWQYDPTGEYLPARLQGERLTRSGYVRQPALTAPDGALTLRSRTLALELRAAPGREMRFRDPATGDDLRSHDEEAAGRLTAETRVAAAETRVAAAETRAAAAAEDRATESAARLAAEARATAAEARVAELEALLRKRSG
- a CDS encoding molybdopterin-dependent oxidoreductase; the encoded protein is MAATPVLPKLVGQRVKRREDPRLIQGRGTYVDDVKVAGMQHLAFKRSDIAHGRIRSIDTSAAEALEGVEAVFTGAQIADFLAPMPIGTPFPSPEHRAVAVDTVRFVGDPVAVVVASDRYAARDAADAIVVDYEPLPAVVDPEKAMSGESAVLHADFENNVALGPLPSGTGVGRKGAVDNTAVDAAFEAADVVIAQRMVNQRLAPSSIEARGVVAHYEPGREALTIWSSSQNPHILRTFVARMLDLGEDRVRAIAPEVGGGFGAKINIYGEEYVAAALSKRLGLPIKWIEDRSEAFLATVHGRDLIAYVELAAARDGKVLGLRMRIIADIGAYNMLLTAGVPTNSMTMANATYAIPAIRATLTEVFTNKTPTDAYRGAGRPEAAYFVERAIDMLARELEMDPAELRRRNFIQPDQFPFKTQTGAVYDSGDYEKALDHALHVSGWEQLQSERDAARADGRLVGLGLSMYVEICGMGPSSSLPPGGWEHSQVTVERDGRISATTGVSPHGQGNETTFAQMLADQFGVPLDHVTIHHGDTAVVKQGIGTFGSRSQAVGGAALHDAGGKVKAKMAKFAAALLEAHESDLVFENGTIAVKGAPASAKPFAEVAAYAYRPIRLPEGLTPGLSDEAFFEPTNNTYPFGCHIAMLEVDRETGEPRLLKMVAVDDAGHLINPLIVEGQIHGGLAQGIGQAMIEEVAYDADGQPLTASLMDYALPRASDFPRFELDNTVTPTPVNPLGAKGVGEAGTIGSTPCIVAAAVDALSGFGVRHLDMMLRPEKLWRLIHGQSARSSDA
- a CDS encoding xanthine dehydrogenase family protein subunit M — protein: MIPTAFEYERATSLDDALAKLAAAGGAGKLIAGGHSLVPLMKLRLSEPTVLIDIAHIPDFAGIREVGGVIEIGAGATHHDVATSALLAERCPMTAEAAATIGDQQVRNRGTLGGSLAHADPAADYPAVMLALDADLHLKGPGGWRAVKARDFFRGMLTVDLAPDEILARVTFAPVRTAAYAKLHQRASRFAIVGVAAAVDLRDGTVASARVGLTGASPSPTRLKNVEEALAGRPVSSDTVAAAAAVAGDGVEDLNEDIHAGAEYRRAMIRVFTRRALDRALARAAV
- a CDS encoding PDZ domain-containing protein, with protein sequence MEAAGQWCPAGHDTEVRMHGASTMRKGRWIGVLAVVAAVAALPAGVGAGGSGEQAEQERKGRHGAWAEVRALFDAGADGSYLGVRVADVEEGAGPSMAQEGAVVAEVVDGAPAAAAGIEAGDVIVEFDGERIRGARQLTRVVRETPAGRSVAATVFRDGARIDVNVTPGARPRPDWRASLRRTEIPEPDEAEAEAFVWRGDSALLEGLPDIVNDAVMSLAGRARLGIRAESLEGQLAGYFGVSAGVLVRHVEENTVAAAAGLRAGDVITAIDSEAVDDLRALRRRVSALDPGTAFDIAIVRDGDEMSLPAELAGEAERRPRGRRRGTGI